In the genome of Vibrio sp. NTOU-M3, one region contains:
- the cydB gene encoding cytochrome d ubiquinol oxidase subunit II translates to MFDYETLRLFTWVVIGILLIGFAITDGFDMGVAALLPIIGKQELDRRVMINSIAPHWDGNQVWLITAGGAIFAIWPLVYAVAFSGFYLAMIVVLAALWLRPLGMDYRAKIDSPTWRKACDIAIFISGIVPPIIFGVGFGNLLIGVPFTLNDLLVIDYQGGFFDLLTPFPLLCGFISLGMTITQGAAFLQLKTRNQLFNRAKNLTLWGASFTMIAFMFGGLMAAKHPGYFFISPVLTNAVSNPLNKQLGEIACGLLHNFSDMPQLWAIPFMGIMCFFLCFWATVSHRTITAFTMSSIAIASIILTAGIALFPIIMPSSINPSHSLTIWDATSSKKTLSIISIIAVIVVPVILSYTTWCYYKMFGRLDSDFIRNNSSSLY, encoded by the coding sequence ATGTTCGACTACGAAACTCTACGCTTGTTTACGTGGGTTGTGATTGGAATACTGCTGATCGGATTTGCAATTACCGACGGGTTTGACATGGGAGTCGCAGCACTGCTTCCTATCATTGGCAAACAAGAACTTGATCGCCGCGTCATGATCAATTCAATCGCTCCTCACTGGGATGGCAATCAAGTCTGGTTAATCACCGCAGGTGGGGCAATCTTTGCTATTTGGCCTCTCGTTTATGCTGTTGCGTTTTCGGGTTTTTATTTGGCAATGATCGTCGTACTTGCTGCTTTATGGTTGCGTCCATTGGGAATGGATTACCGTGCAAAAATTGACAGCCCGACATGGCGAAAGGCATGTGACATTGCTATCTTCATTAGTGGTATTGTCCCCCCTATCATTTTTGGCGTAGGGTTTGGTAATTTATTGATTGGTGTCCCCTTCACACTCAATGATCTATTAGTGATTGATTATCAAGGTGGATTCTTTGACTTGCTGACACCATTTCCTTTGTTGTGCGGATTTATCAGCTTAGGAATGACGATAACCCAAGGCGCGGCATTTCTTCAGCTAAAAACCCGAAATCAACTCTTCAATCGAGCAAAAAATCTAACATTGTGGGGCGCTAGTTTCACTATGATCGCATTTATGTTTGGCGGCCTAATGGCTGCAAAACATCCAGGTTATTTTTTTATTAGTCCTGTTTTAACTAATGCGGTCTCAAATCCTCTCAACAAACAGCTTGGGGAAATAGCTTGCGGTTTACTACATAATTTCAGTGATATGCCACAACTATGGGCAATCCCTTTTATGGGAATTATGTGTTTCTTCTTGTGTTTTTGGGCAACTGTTTCACATCGAACCATTACCGCATTTACCATGTCCAGCATAGCAATCGCCTCTATTATTCTTACAGCTGGCATTGCACTTTTTCCTATCATTATGCCATCGAGTATTAATCCATCTCACAGCTTAACGATATGGGATGCAACATCGAGCAAGAAAACATTAAGTATTATTTCTATCATTGCAGTCATCGTCGTTCCTGTGATTTTGAGTTATACCACATGGTGTTATTACAAAATGTTTGGGCGATTAGACAGTGACTTTATTCGCAATAACAGTTCATCCCTATACTAG
- a CDS encoding cytochrome ubiquinol oxidase subunit I: MFTDIIELSRFQFASTALYHFIFVPLTIGLSFLLATMETLYVITGKTIYKDMTKFWGKLFGINFAIGVATGITMEFQFGTNWAYYSHYVGDIFGAPLAIEALMAFFLESTLVGLFFFGWDRLSKRQHLSITWLTALGSNFSGLWILMANGWMQNPVGAEFNYQTMRMEMINFADVVFNPVTQVKFVHTVAAGYTTGALFVMGISAYYLLKGRDFPFALRSFAIASAFGLAAITSTLVLGDESGYTLGDVQQVKLAAIESEWQTETPPAAFTLFGLPNQTTMETDYAIKIPYLMGLIATRSFDEPVVGLKDLMAQSENRIRNGIKAYELLEKLRTGDDTAENIARFENLKKDLGYGLLVKKYTDKVIDATESQIQQAAQDTIPRVAPLFWSFRIMVVCGGIMFAIIGLSFIQLCRKKLGATPWLLRACLWSIPLPFIACEAGWFVAEYGRQPWAIAEVLPVNMAVSNLAPSDIWISLGVIFFLYSAFLIIEIYLMVRFAKIGPSVLKTGRYHFENAHSSSNTFKPLS; this comes from the coding sequence GTGTTCACAGACATTATTGAGCTATCTCGGTTTCAATTTGCTAGTACTGCACTCTATCACTTTATTTTCGTTCCATTGACGATTGGTTTGTCCTTTCTACTCGCCACAATGGAAACGCTCTATGTCATTACAGGTAAAACAATCTATAAAGACATGACAAAGTTTTGGGGAAAATTATTTGGTATTAACTTCGCCATTGGTGTTGCGACAGGTATTACAATGGAGTTCCAGTTTGGTACAAACTGGGCCTACTATTCTCATTACGTGGGCGACATTTTTGGTGCCCCACTTGCCATCGAAGCTTTGATGGCATTTTTCTTAGAATCTACACTAGTCGGGCTGTTTTTCTTCGGTTGGGATCGTCTCTCTAAAAGGCAGCACCTTTCTATAACATGGCTCACAGCACTCGGTTCTAACTTCTCCGGACTTTGGATTCTTATGGCAAACGGATGGATGCAAAACCCGGTTGGTGCCGAATTTAATTATCAAACCATGCGAATGGAGATGATCAACTTCGCTGACGTTGTATTTAACCCTGTAACACAAGTTAAGTTTGTACATACCGTCGCTGCAGGTTATACCACCGGTGCTCTATTCGTGATGGGAATTAGTGCCTATTACTTATTAAAAGGACGAGATTTTCCATTTGCACTTCGTTCTTTTGCTATTGCAAGTGCATTTGGCTTGGCGGCGATTACCTCAACATTAGTATTAGGTGACGAATCAGGTTACACACTCGGAGATGTTCAACAAGTTAAACTCGCTGCAATTGAATCTGAATGGCAAACAGAAACCCCGCCAGCTGCATTTACATTGTTTGGTCTTCCGAATCAAACCACCATGGAAACGGATTACGCGATAAAAATCCCTTACCTCATGGGCCTTATTGCTACGCGATCTTTTGATGAACCTGTGGTTGGGTTAAAGGACTTAATGGCGCAAAGTGAAAATCGAATTCGCAATGGTATAAAAGCTTATGAGTTATTAGAGAAACTGAGAACCGGAGACGACACTGCAGAGAACATCGCTCGATTTGAAAACCTTAAGAAAGACCTAGGTTATGGTCTACTTGTTAAGAAGTATACTGATAAGGTGATTGATGCTACTGAAAGTCAAATCCAACAAGCTGCACAAGACACGATTCCGCGCGTAGCTCCCTTATTTTGGAGCTTTAGGATCATGGTCGTGTGTGGGGGTATTATGTTTGCCATCATTGGTTTGTCATTCATTCAGCTTTGTCGAAAAAAATTGGGCGCTACTCCATGGTTGCTTCGAGCTTGTCTTTGGTCTATTCCCCTTCCATTCATTGCCTGCGAAGCTGGTTGGTTTGTCGCAGAATATGGGCGCCAACCTTGGGCAATTGCAGAGGTGCTGCCCGTTAATATGGCGGTATCTAACCTCGCTCCAAGCGATATCTGGATTTCTCTCGGGGTTATTTTCTTCTTATATTCTGCGTTTTTGATTATCGAAATATATTTGATGGTTCGGTTTGCCAAAATTGGACCTAGCGTTCTAAAAACTGGCCGCTATCACTTCGAGAATGCTCATTCATCATCAAATACATTTAAGCCACTTAGTTAA
- a CDS encoding DoxX family protein, with protein sequence MIKSAFGAFTMNRYNALVEKCKEYDFLVLLAIRLYLIPVIFVGARSKVLGFSGTVAWFGASSADGGLNLPFPELLAFLAAGTEVLGCICIALGLFTRIMSIPMIFLMSVASAMVHWKHGWDAIATSSMEATIRLNGFIEWLSVNFPGRYNYITELGDPVMLNNGMEFAATYFVMLLVLFIYGGGRYVSLDYWLKKACFKNTFSS encoded by the coding sequence ATGATTAAGTCAGCTTTTGGTGCGTTTACGATGAATCGGTACAACGCACTGGTCGAAAAATGTAAAGAATACGATTTTCTCGTATTGCTCGCGATTCGTCTTTATCTCATTCCGGTGATATTTGTTGGGGCTCGTTCAAAAGTACTGGGATTTTCCGGTACGGTAGCTTGGTTTGGCGCATCCAGCGCTGATGGAGGGTTAAATCTGCCCTTTCCTGAATTGCTCGCCTTTCTTGCAGCAGGAACGGAAGTTCTTGGTTGTATTTGTATCGCACTGGGGTTGTTTACAAGAATTATGTCTATCCCGATGATCTTTCTGATGAGTGTCGCAAGCGCGATGGTTCACTGGAAGCATGGTTGGGATGCCATCGCTACAAGCAGTATGGAAGCCACAATTCGTCTTAATGGTTTCATTGAGTGGCTATCGGTCAATTTTCCGGGACGATATAACTACATCACCGAGCTTGGCGACCCCGTCATGCTAAACAACGGGATGGAATTTGCTGCCACTTATTTCGTCATGTTACTGGTCTTGTTTATATACGGTGGTGGCCGTTATGTCAGCTTAGATTATTGGTTGAAAAAAGCGTGTTTTAAAAACACATTTTCATCTTAA
- a CDS encoding putative DNA-binding domain-containing protein has translation MLNVSNQMHAQTESLTALIRTPAQQGSLCRYGEFIRENILGVVTNTFPLFCSEFDSKQIEKMVDDFVVLHGANEPEFHHIATEFTLFVIQERCRSRYSCLISSDQMALLEFEWVLFCAEIDELDTAHFNGKTVPMEQNYTLLLNPTLRLLQVPFLLHEKSVTFLENRHYPVFYAVFRNHHHVVISQRLREVDVALIQRLQPPFTLTFAQLQQYTAQRLVRFCLVEWVQYFNELGVLTTRPLGE, from the coding sequence ATGCTTAACGTATCAAATCAAATGCACGCACAAACAGAATCTTTAACGGCTTTAATTCGAACTCCTGCTCAGCAAGGTAGTTTATGTCGCTATGGTGAGTTCATTCGAGAAAACATTCTTGGTGTGGTGACCAATACCTTTCCTTTATTTTGTTCTGAGTTTGACAGTAAGCAGATAGAGAAAATGGTTGATGACTTTGTTGTACTGCATGGTGCTAATGAACCTGAATTCCATCATATTGCAACTGAGTTCACGCTCTTCGTTATACAAGAACGCTGCAGAAGTCGATATAGCTGTTTGATATCTTCTGATCAAATGGCGCTTCTAGAATTCGAATGGGTGTTATTTTGCGCTGAAATTGACGAATTAGATACGGCACATTTCAATGGTAAGACAGTTCCAATGGAACAAAATTACACCTTACTACTCAATCCAACGCTAAGGTTGTTACAAGTGCCGTTTTTGCTCCATGAGAAATCTGTGACGTTTCTAGAGAATCGGCACTATCCCGTTTTTTATGCTGTTTTCCGTAACCATCATCACGTGGTGATATCGCAAAGGCTCAGAGAAGTCGATGTTGCTCTCATTCAACGGTTACAGCCACCATTCACCCTGACATTTGCTCAACTACAACAATATACCGCTCAACGGTTAGTCAGGTTTTGTCTTGTGGAGTGGGTTCAATACTTCAACGAACTTGGAGTACTGACAACACGCCCATTAGGAGAATAA
- a CDS encoding DUF692 domain-containing protein produces MRTINETSKGIGLRSEHVELLRQLKQHPDIDFLELAPENWMHIGGLKREQLQDIARHYPLVAHGLSLSIGDCQPLNESFVREIAQFLDEYKIEIYSEHLSFSRDNQGYLYELLPVPRFKENIPYLVERIKRVQDIIQRPLVLENISYYHDYGDEMPEGEFIAEIADRSQCELLVDINNVYVNSKNHHYDAFDMLSTLPSDAIRYYHIAGHLNERKGFLLDTHGKPVQEDVIQLAQLTVSIHGSKPMLLERDHNIPSLLVLAEELRCIHQDILDASYTIRSFFEEVSNA; encoded by the coding sequence ATGCGGACAATAAACGAAACTTCAAAAGGTATCGGATTACGTAGCGAACACGTCGAGTTACTACGGCAGCTAAAACAACATCCTGATATCGATTTTCTTGAACTCGCACCAGAAAACTGGATGCACATTGGAGGTTTAAAGCGGGAGCAACTACAAGATATTGCTCGACATTACCCTCTGGTCGCCCACGGCTTAAGCTTATCAATTGGTGACTGCCAGCCACTAAATGAGAGCTTTGTACGCGAGATAGCTCAGTTTCTCGATGAATACAAAATCGAGATCTACAGTGAACATTTGAGTTTTTCTAGGGACAATCAAGGTTATTTATATGAACTACTTCCTGTTCCTCGTTTTAAAGAGAATATCCCCTATCTCGTTGAACGAATCAAACGCGTTCAAGACATCATTCAACGTCCACTCGTTTTAGAAAATATCTCCTATTACCATGATTATGGAGATGAAATGCCTGAAGGTGAGTTCATTGCGGAGATTGCAGATCGAAGCCAATGTGAGCTGCTTGTCGACATTAACAACGTATATGTCAACAGTAAAAATCATCATTATGATGCCTTTGATATGCTAAGCACGCTACCCAGTGATGCAATTCGCTACTACCACATTGCAGGGCATCTAAACGAAAGAAAGGGCTTTTTACTGGATACTCATGGTAAGCCCGTACAAGAAGACGTCATACAGCTTGCTCAATTAACTGTGTCAATTCATGGCAGTAAACCAATGTTGCTTGAGCGTGACCACAACATTCCATCCTTGTTGGTATTAGCAGAAGAGCTACGTTGCATTCATCAGGACATTCTTGATGCCAGTTACACCATTCGGAGTTTTTTCGAGGAGGTAAGTAATGCTTAA